A single region of the Drosophila miranda strain MSH22 chromosome 2, D.miranda_PacBio2.1, whole genome shotgun sequence genome encodes:
- the LOC108157304 gene encoding ABC transporter G family member 20 isoform X2, which translates to MAPKKEVTLSQQQQHQHQQQQPVMDFERIKRHFSWSDPSAIIPTDSAMAATNNDGGTQPQNAVSAWGQPAAGPRNTQAAVSVRHAFKAYGKKKNANQVLNNLNMTVPKGTIYGLLGASGCGKTTLLSTIVGRRYLDSGEIFVLGGKPGTRGSGVPGKRVGYMPQEIALYAEFSIRETMMYFGWIFGMETKEIVERLQFLLNFLDLPSEKRLVKNLSGGQQRRVSFAVALMHDPELLILDEPTVGVDPLLRQSIWNHLVHITKAGQKTVIITTHYIEEARQAHTIGLMRSGHLLAEESPSVLLSIYKCISLEEVFLKLSRIQSQKGDVTHVNFSKMDKPSSSQEGGVVGLNFHQSKEVLINDSNGSIYTLNQEPYSPPPSRRNNNPNDEESCQDCYANLCKVTSKGKIRALLTKNMLRMWRNVGVMLFIFALPVMQVILFCLAIGRDPQGLNLAIVNGEMNNTETCFWEDGCHFANLGCRYLNHLNTSVVKTYYTELEDAKAAVRRGEAWGAVYITENFTDAFTARAALGREADDETLDQSEVKVWLDMSNQQIGVMLNRDIQLAYRDFAMGLLGQCGNNPKLGDVPIQFRDPIYGTMNPSFTDFVAPGVILTIVFFLAVALTSSALIIERTEGLLDRSWVAGVSPGEILFSHVITQFVVMCGQTTLVLIFMLVVFGVTNNGDLFWVIVLTLLQGMCGMCFGFLISSVCELERNAIQLALGSFYPTLLLSGVIWPIEGMPVVLRYISLCLPLTLATSSLRSILTRGWAIFESDVYIGYVSTLSWILGFLILTMLVLRAKRG; encoded by the exons CATTCCCACAGACTCCGCGATGGCGGCCACAAACAACGATGGTGGCACACAGCCACAGAATGCTGTTTCGGCCTGGGGCCAGCCCGCTGCCGGGCCACGCAACACACAGGCCGCCGTATCCGTGCGACATGCCTTCAAGGCCTATGGCAAAAAGAAGAACGCCAACCAGGTGCTGAATAACCTGAATATGACAGTCCCCAAGGGAACAAT TTATGGCCTACTAGGTGCCTCTGGCTGTGGCAAGACCACACTTCTGTCCACCATTGTGGGACGCCGCTACTTGGACTCCGGCGAGATTTTCGTCTTGGGCGGCAAGCCAGGCACCCGGGGATCGGGTGTGCCTGGCAAGCGTGTGGGTTACATGCCCCAGGAGATTGCCCTCTACGCAGAGTTCTCTATTAGGGAGACCATGATGTACTTTGGCTGGATCTTTGGCATGGAGACCAAGGAGATTGTGGAGCGCTTGCAGTTCCTGCTCAACTTCCTCGATCTGCCATCGGAGAAGCGTCTGGTCAAGAATCTGAGTGGCGGGCAGCAGCGTCGCGTCAGCTTCGCTGTGGCTCTCATGCACGACCCGGAGCTGCTCATTCTCGATGAGCCAACTGTGGGTGTGGATCCCCTGCTGCGTCAGAGCATCTGGAATCACTTGGTGCACATCACAAAGGCTGGCCAGAAGACGGTCATCATTACCACACATTACATTGAGGAGGCGCGACAGGCGCATACA ATCGGTCTTATGCGATCCGGACATTTGCTGGCGGAGGAGTCGCCCAGTGTCCTGCTTTCCATCTACAAGTGCATCAGTCTCGAGGAGGTTTTCCTGAAGCTCTCGCGCATCCAGAGCCAGAAGGGGGACGTGACCCATGTGAACTTCAG CAAGATGGACAAGCCCAGCTCCAGCCAAGAGGGAGGCGTTGTGGGCCTCAACTTCCACCAGAGCAAGGAGGTGCTGATCAATGACAGCAATGGCTCCATCTACACG CTCAACCAGGAACCGTATAGCCCACCGCCTTCCAGGCGCAACAACAACCCCAATGATGAGGAGAGCTGCCAGGACTGCTATGCCAATCTCTGCAAGGTCACCTCGAAGGGCAAGATCCGTGCCCTCTTGACCAAGAACATGCTGCGCATGTGGCGTAATGTGGGTGTGATGCTGTTCATCTTTGCCCTGCCCGTGATGCAGGTGATCCTCTTCTGTCTGGCCATTGGACGCGATCCACAGGGCCTCAATCTGGCCATAGTCAACGGAGAAATGAACAATACG GAGACCTGCTTCTGGGAAGACGGCTGTCACTTTGCCAACCTGGGATGTCGCTATCTGAATCACCTGAACACGAGCGTGGTCAAAACGTACTATACGGAACTAGAAGACGCCAAGGCGGCCGTGAGAAGAGGCGAGGCCTGGGGTGCTGTCTACATCACGGAGAACTTCACGGACGCCTTCACAGCACGCGCTGCCCTTGGCCGCGAGGCGGATGACGAGACGCTGGATCAGTCCGAGGTGAAGGTCTGGCTGGATATGTCCAATCAGCAGATCGGCGTCATGCTGAACCGCGACATACAGCTGGCATATCGTGACTTTGCCATGGGCCTGCTCGGACAGTGCGGCAACAATCCCAAGTTGGGCGATGTCCCGATTCAGTTCAGAGATCCCATCTATGGCACCATGAATCCCTCGTTTACCGATTTCGTAGCACCCGGCGTGATCTTGAC AATTGTCTTCTTTTTGGCTGTTGCTTTGACGTCATCTGCATTGATTATTGAGCGCACTGAG GGCTTGTTGGACCGTTCTTGGGTGGCTGGTGTTTCCCCTGGCGAGATCCTCTTCTCCCATGTCATCACCCAGTTCGTGGTGATGTGTGGCCAGACCACGCTGGTGCTCATCTTCATGCTGGTGGTCTTCGGTGTGACCAACAATGGTGACCTGTTCTGGGTGATTGTGCTGACGCTTCTGCAGGGCATGTGCGGCATGTGCTTCGGCTTCCTCATCTCCTCCGTTTGCGAGCTGGAGCGCAATGCCATCCAATTGGCGCTGGGCTCCTTCTACCccaccctgctgctgtctggCGTGATCTGGCCCATCGAGGGTATGCCCGTGGTGCTGAG ATATATTTCATTGTGCCTGCCCTTGACGCTGGCCACCTCATCACTGCGCTCCATTCTCACCCGTGGCTGGGCGATATTCGAGTCTGATGTCTACATTGGCTACGTGAGCACGCTCTCCTGGATCCTGGGCTTCCTGATCCTCACGATGCTGGTTCTGCGGGCGAAGCGCGGCTAG
- the LOC108157304 gene encoding ABC transporter G family member 20 isoform X4: MLISTIPTDSAMAATNNDGGTQPQNAVSAWGQPAAGPRNTQAAVSVRHAFKAYGKKKNANQVLNNLNMTVPKGTIYGLLGASGCGKTTLLSTIVGRRYLDSGEIFVLGGKPGTRGSGVPGKRVGYMPQEIALYAEFSIRETMMYFGWIFGMETKEIVERLQFLLNFLDLPSEKRLVKNLSGGQQRRVSFAVALMHDPELLILDEPTVGVDPLLRQSIWNHLVHITKAGQKTVIITTHYIEEARQAHTIGLMRSGHLLAEESPSVLLSIYKCISLEEVFLKLSRIQSQKGDVTHVNFSKMDKPSSSQEGGVVGLNFHQSKEVLINDSNGSIYTLNQEPYSPPPSRRNNNPNDEESCQDCYANLCKVTSKGKIRALLTKNMLRMWRNVGVMLFIFALPVMQVILFCLAIGRDPQGLNLAIVNGEMNNTETCFWEDGCHFANLGCRYLNHLNTSVVKTYYTELEDAKAAVRRGEAWGAVYITENFTDAFTARAALGREADDETLDQSEVKVWLDMSNQQIGVMLNRDIQLAYRDFAMGLLGQCGNNPKLGDVPIQFRDPIYGTMNPSFTDFVAPGVILTIVFFLAVALTSSALIIERTEGLLDRSWVAGVSPGEILFSHVITQFVVMCGQTTLVLIFMLVVFGVTNNGDLFWVIVLTLLQGMCGMCFGFLISSVCELERNAIQLALGSFYPTLLLSGVIWPIEGMPVVLRYISLCLPLTLATSSLRSILTRGWAIFESDVYIGYVSTLSWILGFLILTMLVLRAKRG, encoded by the exons atgcTGATATCAAC CATTCCCACAGACTCCGCGATGGCGGCCACAAACAACGATGGTGGCACACAGCCACAGAATGCTGTTTCGGCCTGGGGCCAGCCCGCTGCCGGGCCACGCAACACACAGGCCGCCGTATCCGTGCGACATGCCTTCAAGGCCTATGGCAAAAAGAAGAACGCCAACCAGGTGCTGAATAACCTGAATATGACAGTCCCCAAGGGAACAAT TTATGGCCTACTAGGTGCCTCTGGCTGTGGCAAGACCACACTTCTGTCCACCATTGTGGGACGCCGCTACTTGGACTCCGGCGAGATTTTCGTCTTGGGCGGCAAGCCAGGCACCCGGGGATCGGGTGTGCCTGGCAAGCGTGTGGGTTACATGCCCCAGGAGATTGCCCTCTACGCAGAGTTCTCTATTAGGGAGACCATGATGTACTTTGGCTGGATCTTTGGCATGGAGACCAAGGAGATTGTGGAGCGCTTGCAGTTCCTGCTCAACTTCCTCGATCTGCCATCGGAGAAGCGTCTGGTCAAGAATCTGAGTGGCGGGCAGCAGCGTCGCGTCAGCTTCGCTGTGGCTCTCATGCACGACCCGGAGCTGCTCATTCTCGATGAGCCAACTGTGGGTGTGGATCCCCTGCTGCGTCAGAGCATCTGGAATCACTTGGTGCACATCACAAAGGCTGGCCAGAAGACGGTCATCATTACCACACATTACATTGAGGAGGCGCGACAGGCGCATACA ATCGGTCTTATGCGATCCGGACATTTGCTGGCGGAGGAGTCGCCCAGTGTCCTGCTTTCCATCTACAAGTGCATCAGTCTCGAGGAGGTTTTCCTGAAGCTCTCGCGCATCCAGAGCCAGAAGGGGGACGTGACCCATGTGAACTTCAG CAAGATGGACAAGCCCAGCTCCAGCCAAGAGGGAGGCGTTGTGGGCCTCAACTTCCACCAGAGCAAGGAGGTGCTGATCAATGACAGCAATGGCTCCATCTACACG CTCAACCAGGAACCGTATAGCCCACCGCCTTCCAGGCGCAACAACAACCCCAATGATGAGGAGAGCTGCCAGGACTGCTATGCCAATCTCTGCAAGGTCACCTCGAAGGGCAAGATCCGTGCCCTCTTGACCAAGAACATGCTGCGCATGTGGCGTAATGTGGGTGTGATGCTGTTCATCTTTGCCCTGCCCGTGATGCAGGTGATCCTCTTCTGTCTGGCCATTGGACGCGATCCACAGGGCCTCAATCTGGCCATAGTCAACGGAGAAATGAACAATACG GAGACCTGCTTCTGGGAAGACGGCTGTCACTTTGCCAACCTGGGATGTCGCTATCTGAATCACCTGAACACGAGCGTGGTCAAAACGTACTATACGGAACTAGAAGACGCCAAGGCGGCCGTGAGAAGAGGCGAGGCCTGGGGTGCTGTCTACATCACGGAGAACTTCACGGACGCCTTCACAGCACGCGCTGCCCTTGGCCGCGAGGCGGATGACGAGACGCTGGATCAGTCCGAGGTGAAGGTCTGGCTGGATATGTCCAATCAGCAGATCGGCGTCATGCTGAACCGCGACATACAGCTGGCATATCGTGACTTTGCCATGGGCCTGCTCGGACAGTGCGGCAACAATCCCAAGTTGGGCGATGTCCCGATTCAGTTCAGAGATCCCATCTATGGCACCATGAATCCCTCGTTTACCGATTTCGTAGCACCCGGCGTGATCTTGAC AATTGTCTTCTTTTTGGCTGTTGCTTTGACGTCATCTGCATTGATTATTGAGCGCACTGAG GGCTTGTTGGACCGTTCTTGGGTGGCTGGTGTTTCCCCTGGCGAGATCCTCTTCTCCCATGTCATCACCCAGTTCGTGGTGATGTGTGGCCAGACCACGCTGGTGCTCATCTTCATGCTGGTGGTCTTCGGTGTGACCAACAATGGTGACCTGTTCTGGGTGATTGTGCTGACGCTTCTGCAGGGCATGTGCGGCATGTGCTTCGGCTTCCTCATCTCCTCCGTTTGCGAGCTGGAGCGCAATGCCATCCAATTGGCGCTGGGCTCCTTCTACCccaccctgctgctgtctggCGTGATCTGGCCCATCGAGGGTATGCCCGTGGTGCTGAG ATATATTTCATTGTGCCTGCCCTTGACGCTGGCCACCTCATCACTGCGCTCCATTCTCACCCGTGGCTGGGCGATATTCGAGTCTGATGTCTACATTGGCTACGTGAGCACGCTCTCCTGGATCCTGGGCTTCCTGATCCTCACGATGCTGGTTCTGCGGGCGAAGCGCGGCTAG
- the LOC108157304 gene encoding ABC transporter G family member 23 isoform X3, with translation MLISTIPTDSAMAATNNDGGTQPQNAVSAWGQPAAGPRNTQAAVSVRHAFKAYGKKKNANQVLNNLNMTVPKGTIYGLLGASGCGKTTLLSTIVGRRYLDSGEIFVLGGKPGTRGSGVPGKRVGYMPQEIALYAEFSIRETMMYFGWIFGMETKEIVERLQFLLNFLDLPSEKRLVKNLSGGQQRRVSFAVALMHDPELLILDEPTVGVDPLLRQSIWNHLVHITKAGQKTVIITTHYIEEARQAHTIGLMRSGHLLAEESPSVLLSIYKCISLEEVFLKLSRIQSQKGDVTHVNFSNNISLHAMAFGSKMDKPSSSQEGGVVGLNFHQSKEVLINDSNGSIYTLNQEPYSPPPSRRNNNPNDEESCQDCYANLCKVTSKGKIRALLTKNMLRMWRNVGVMLFIFALPVMQVILFCLAIGRDPQGLNLAIVNGEMNNTETCFWEDGCHFANLGCRYLNHLNTSVVKTYYTELEDAKAAVRRGEAWGAVYITENFTDAFTARAALGREADDETLDQSEVKVWLDMSNQQIGVMLNRDIQLAYRDFAMGLLGQCGNNPKLGDVPIQFRDPIYGTMNPSFTDFVAPGVILTIVFFLAVALTSSALIIERTEGLLDRSWVAGVSPGEILFSHVITQFVVMCGQTTLVLIFMLVVFGVTNNGDLFWVIVLTLLQGMCGMCFGFLISSVCELERNAIQLALGSFYPTLLLSGVIWPIEGMPVVLRYISLCLPLTLATSSLRSILTRGWAIFESDVYIGYVSTLSWILGFLILTMLVLRAKRG, from the exons atgcTGATATCAAC CATTCCCACAGACTCCGCGATGGCGGCCACAAACAACGATGGTGGCACACAGCCACAGAATGCTGTTTCGGCCTGGGGCCAGCCCGCTGCCGGGCCACGCAACACACAGGCCGCCGTATCCGTGCGACATGCCTTCAAGGCCTATGGCAAAAAGAAGAACGCCAACCAGGTGCTGAATAACCTGAATATGACAGTCCCCAAGGGAACAAT TTATGGCCTACTAGGTGCCTCTGGCTGTGGCAAGACCACACTTCTGTCCACCATTGTGGGACGCCGCTACTTGGACTCCGGCGAGATTTTCGTCTTGGGCGGCAAGCCAGGCACCCGGGGATCGGGTGTGCCTGGCAAGCGTGTGGGTTACATGCCCCAGGAGATTGCCCTCTACGCAGAGTTCTCTATTAGGGAGACCATGATGTACTTTGGCTGGATCTTTGGCATGGAGACCAAGGAGATTGTGGAGCGCTTGCAGTTCCTGCTCAACTTCCTCGATCTGCCATCGGAGAAGCGTCTGGTCAAGAATCTGAGTGGCGGGCAGCAGCGTCGCGTCAGCTTCGCTGTGGCTCTCATGCACGACCCGGAGCTGCTCATTCTCGATGAGCCAACTGTGGGTGTGGATCCCCTGCTGCGTCAGAGCATCTGGAATCACTTGGTGCACATCACAAAGGCTGGCCAGAAGACGGTCATCATTACCACACATTACATTGAGGAGGCGCGACAGGCGCATACA ATCGGTCTTATGCGATCCGGACATTTGCTGGCGGAGGAGTCGCCCAGTGTCCTGCTTTCCATCTACAAGTGCATCAGTCTCGAGGAGGTTTTCCTGAAGCTCTCGCGCATCCAGAGCCAGAAGGGGGACGTGACCCATGTGAACTTCAG TAACAACATCTCGTTGCACGCAATGGCCTTTGGCAGCAAGATGGACAAGCCCAGCTCCAGCCAAGAGGGAGGCGTTGTGGGCCTCAACTTCCACCAGAGCAAGGAGGTGCTGATCAATGACAGCAATGGCTCCATCTACACG CTCAACCAGGAACCGTATAGCCCACCGCCTTCCAGGCGCAACAACAACCCCAATGATGAGGAGAGCTGCCAGGACTGCTATGCCAATCTCTGCAAGGTCACCTCGAAGGGCAAGATCCGTGCCCTCTTGACCAAGAACATGCTGCGCATGTGGCGTAATGTGGGTGTGATGCTGTTCATCTTTGCCCTGCCCGTGATGCAGGTGATCCTCTTCTGTCTGGCCATTGGACGCGATCCACAGGGCCTCAATCTGGCCATAGTCAACGGAGAAATGAACAATACG GAGACCTGCTTCTGGGAAGACGGCTGTCACTTTGCCAACCTGGGATGTCGCTATCTGAATCACCTGAACACGAGCGTGGTCAAAACGTACTATACGGAACTAGAAGACGCCAAGGCGGCCGTGAGAAGAGGCGAGGCCTGGGGTGCTGTCTACATCACGGAGAACTTCACGGACGCCTTCACAGCACGCGCTGCCCTTGGCCGCGAGGCGGATGACGAGACGCTGGATCAGTCCGAGGTGAAGGTCTGGCTGGATATGTCCAATCAGCAGATCGGCGTCATGCTGAACCGCGACATACAGCTGGCATATCGTGACTTTGCCATGGGCCTGCTCGGACAGTGCGGCAACAATCCCAAGTTGGGCGATGTCCCGATTCAGTTCAGAGATCCCATCTATGGCACCATGAATCCCTCGTTTACCGATTTCGTAGCACCCGGCGTGATCTTGAC AATTGTCTTCTTTTTGGCTGTTGCTTTGACGTCATCTGCATTGATTATTGAGCGCACTGAG GGCTTGTTGGACCGTTCTTGGGTGGCTGGTGTTTCCCCTGGCGAGATCCTCTTCTCCCATGTCATCACCCAGTTCGTGGTGATGTGTGGCCAGACCACGCTGGTGCTCATCTTCATGCTGGTGGTCTTCGGTGTGACCAACAATGGTGACCTGTTCTGGGTGATTGTGCTGACGCTTCTGCAGGGCATGTGCGGCATGTGCTTCGGCTTCCTCATCTCCTCCGTTTGCGAGCTGGAGCGCAATGCCATCCAATTGGCGCTGGGCTCCTTCTACCccaccctgctgctgtctggCGTGATCTGGCCCATCGAGGGTATGCCCGTGGTGCTGAG ATATATTTCATTGTGCCTGCCCTTGACGCTGGCCACCTCATCACTGCGCTCCATTCTCACCCGTGGCTGGGCGATATTCGAGTCTGATGTCTACATTGGCTACGTGAGCACGCTCTCCTGGATCCTGGGCTTCCTGATCCTCACGATGCTGGTTCTGCGGGCGAAGCGCGGCTAG
- the LOC108157304 gene encoding ABC transporter G family member 23 isoform X1, whose translation MAPKKEVTLSQQQQHQHQQQQPVMDFERIKRHFSWSDPSAIIPTDSAMAATNNDGGTQPQNAVSAWGQPAAGPRNTQAAVSVRHAFKAYGKKKNANQVLNNLNMTVPKGTIYGLLGASGCGKTTLLSTIVGRRYLDSGEIFVLGGKPGTRGSGVPGKRVGYMPQEIALYAEFSIRETMMYFGWIFGMETKEIVERLQFLLNFLDLPSEKRLVKNLSGGQQRRVSFAVALMHDPELLILDEPTVGVDPLLRQSIWNHLVHITKAGQKTVIITTHYIEEARQAHTIGLMRSGHLLAEESPSVLLSIYKCISLEEVFLKLSRIQSQKGDVTHVNFSNNISLHAMAFGSKMDKPSSSQEGGVVGLNFHQSKEVLINDSNGSIYTLNQEPYSPPPSRRNNNPNDEESCQDCYANLCKVTSKGKIRALLTKNMLRMWRNVGVMLFIFALPVMQVILFCLAIGRDPQGLNLAIVNGEMNNTETCFWEDGCHFANLGCRYLNHLNTSVVKTYYTELEDAKAAVRRGEAWGAVYITENFTDAFTARAALGREADDETLDQSEVKVWLDMSNQQIGVMLNRDIQLAYRDFAMGLLGQCGNNPKLGDVPIQFRDPIYGTMNPSFTDFVAPGVILTIVFFLAVALTSSALIIERTEGLLDRSWVAGVSPGEILFSHVITQFVVMCGQTTLVLIFMLVVFGVTNNGDLFWVIVLTLLQGMCGMCFGFLISSVCELERNAIQLALGSFYPTLLLSGVIWPIEGMPVVLRYISLCLPLTLATSSLRSILTRGWAIFESDVYIGYVSTLSWILGFLILTMLVLRAKRG comes from the exons CATTCCCACAGACTCCGCGATGGCGGCCACAAACAACGATGGTGGCACACAGCCACAGAATGCTGTTTCGGCCTGGGGCCAGCCCGCTGCCGGGCCACGCAACACACAGGCCGCCGTATCCGTGCGACATGCCTTCAAGGCCTATGGCAAAAAGAAGAACGCCAACCAGGTGCTGAATAACCTGAATATGACAGTCCCCAAGGGAACAAT TTATGGCCTACTAGGTGCCTCTGGCTGTGGCAAGACCACACTTCTGTCCACCATTGTGGGACGCCGCTACTTGGACTCCGGCGAGATTTTCGTCTTGGGCGGCAAGCCAGGCACCCGGGGATCGGGTGTGCCTGGCAAGCGTGTGGGTTACATGCCCCAGGAGATTGCCCTCTACGCAGAGTTCTCTATTAGGGAGACCATGATGTACTTTGGCTGGATCTTTGGCATGGAGACCAAGGAGATTGTGGAGCGCTTGCAGTTCCTGCTCAACTTCCTCGATCTGCCATCGGAGAAGCGTCTGGTCAAGAATCTGAGTGGCGGGCAGCAGCGTCGCGTCAGCTTCGCTGTGGCTCTCATGCACGACCCGGAGCTGCTCATTCTCGATGAGCCAACTGTGGGTGTGGATCCCCTGCTGCGTCAGAGCATCTGGAATCACTTGGTGCACATCACAAAGGCTGGCCAGAAGACGGTCATCATTACCACACATTACATTGAGGAGGCGCGACAGGCGCATACA ATCGGTCTTATGCGATCCGGACATTTGCTGGCGGAGGAGTCGCCCAGTGTCCTGCTTTCCATCTACAAGTGCATCAGTCTCGAGGAGGTTTTCCTGAAGCTCTCGCGCATCCAGAGCCAGAAGGGGGACGTGACCCATGTGAACTTCAG TAACAACATCTCGTTGCACGCAATGGCCTTTGGCAGCAAGATGGACAAGCCCAGCTCCAGCCAAGAGGGAGGCGTTGTGGGCCTCAACTTCCACCAGAGCAAGGAGGTGCTGATCAATGACAGCAATGGCTCCATCTACACG CTCAACCAGGAACCGTATAGCCCACCGCCTTCCAGGCGCAACAACAACCCCAATGATGAGGAGAGCTGCCAGGACTGCTATGCCAATCTCTGCAAGGTCACCTCGAAGGGCAAGATCCGTGCCCTCTTGACCAAGAACATGCTGCGCATGTGGCGTAATGTGGGTGTGATGCTGTTCATCTTTGCCCTGCCCGTGATGCAGGTGATCCTCTTCTGTCTGGCCATTGGACGCGATCCACAGGGCCTCAATCTGGCCATAGTCAACGGAGAAATGAACAATACG GAGACCTGCTTCTGGGAAGACGGCTGTCACTTTGCCAACCTGGGATGTCGCTATCTGAATCACCTGAACACGAGCGTGGTCAAAACGTACTATACGGAACTAGAAGACGCCAAGGCGGCCGTGAGAAGAGGCGAGGCCTGGGGTGCTGTCTACATCACGGAGAACTTCACGGACGCCTTCACAGCACGCGCTGCCCTTGGCCGCGAGGCGGATGACGAGACGCTGGATCAGTCCGAGGTGAAGGTCTGGCTGGATATGTCCAATCAGCAGATCGGCGTCATGCTGAACCGCGACATACAGCTGGCATATCGTGACTTTGCCATGGGCCTGCTCGGACAGTGCGGCAACAATCCCAAGTTGGGCGATGTCCCGATTCAGTTCAGAGATCCCATCTATGGCACCATGAATCCCTCGTTTACCGATTTCGTAGCACCCGGCGTGATCTTGAC AATTGTCTTCTTTTTGGCTGTTGCTTTGACGTCATCTGCATTGATTATTGAGCGCACTGAG GGCTTGTTGGACCGTTCTTGGGTGGCTGGTGTTTCCCCTGGCGAGATCCTCTTCTCCCATGTCATCACCCAGTTCGTGGTGATGTGTGGCCAGACCACGCTGGTGCTCATCTTCATGCTGGTGGTCTTCGGTGTGACCAACAATGGTGACCTGTTCTGGGTGATTGTGCTGACGCTTCTGCAGGGCATGTGCGGCATGTGCTTCGGCTTCCTCATCTCCTCCGTTTGCGAGCTGGAGCGCAATGCCATCCAATTGGCGCTGGGCTCCTTCTACCccaccctgctgctgtctggCGTGATCTGGCCCATCGAGGGTATGCCCGTGGTGCTGAG ATATATTTCATTGTGCCTGCCCTTGACGCTGGCCACCTCATCACTGCGCTCCATTCTCACCCGTGGCTGGGCGATATTCGAGTCTGATGTCTACATTGGCTACGTGAGCACGCTCTCCTGGATCCTGGGCTTCCTGATCCTCACGATGCTGGTTCTGCGGGCGAAGCGCGGCTAG